A section of the Pseudomonas fluorescens genome encodes:
- a CDS encoding helicase-related protein — MELIDNINTLFGESLKGTLKPGSKLKIAASCFSIYAYVALKNELESIDSLEFIFTSPTFVLNEVSDTIKREQREFHIPKAERERSTTGSEFEIQLKNQLTQKAIARECADWIKRKAKFRSNRGQAPMQPFAGVQGKTGDSVYMPLQGFTAVDLGYQQGNAVSNFVTKIDEPSVTATFLNLFDQIWSDTSKLEDVTSRLCDHIASVYQENAPERIYFLMLYNIFREFLEDINEDVMPNDRTGYQDSLIWQKLFNFQRDAATGLINKLETYSGCILADSVGLGKTFTALAVIKYYELRNKSVLVLCPKKLADNWLNYNRNLKTNIFAKDRFNYDVLCHTDLTRTRGESLGIPLDRVNWGNYDLVVIDESHNFRNNDIYKDKETRYQQLMNKVIRQGVKTKVLMLSATPVNNRFSDLRNQLALAYEGDSDNLSKKLRTEKDIDSIFRRAQAAFNVWTGLPPEKRTAAAILSTLDFDFFELLDSVTIARSRRHIETFYNTADIGSFPERRKPLSFHCPLTSRNDVIGFNEIFNQLSLLKLAVYAPVSYILPSRLKKYEEKYDTEVDGGKGKLKQVDRERSLQALMTTNLLKRLESSVESFRLTLKNLQNTHRNALDKIATFKKTGLVSDFADVTAAFEDADFDDDNLPLPGDITIGKKIQISLEDMDVPSWEQDLQGDLIFIEELLAEMAKVTPADDAKLQHLKTQITSKLASPINPGNRKVLIFTAFADTANYLYDNLAEYLLSTQQVHSGKVTGSDAPKSTLGTMPGSRQTYDFQGLLTLFSPRSKEKALIYPDELREIDILIGTDCISEGQNLQDCDYLINYDIHWNPVRIIQRFGRVDRIGSQNASIQLVNYWPDISLDEYINLKERVENRMMIADVTATGDDNVLNAQANDVAYRKEQLRRLQDEVIEMEDIKTGVSITDLGLNDFRMDLLNYIKANGELSSVPSGMHAVVPAQPAAGLLPGAIFTLRNRALDGKSHGVSLDRQNRLYPYYLVYIGNDGRIIHDYTEAKRLLDLARSACKGHDQPIRDAYQLFNQATEDGRNMHAYSNLLDQAIRSMIDVKEEKDIDSLFSGGKTTALVDTIAGLDDFELITFIVIQGTV, encoded by the coding sequence ATGGAACTGATCGACAACATCAACACCCTGTTTGGTGAAAGCCTAAAGGGTACGCTCAAGCCGGGCTCGAAGCTGAAGATTGCCGCCTCGTGCTTTTCGATCTACGCCTACGTCGCGTTGAAGAACGAGCTGGAGAGCATCGACTCCCTGGAGTTCATATTTACCTCGCCGACTTTTGTGCTCAACGAGGTGAGCGACACGATCAAGAGGGAACAGCGCGAGTTCCATATTCCCAAGGCCGAGCGCGAGCGCAGCACCACTGGAAGTGAGTTTGAAATCCAGCTGAAGAACCAGCTCACCCAGAAGGCGATAGCCAGGGAATGTGCTGACTGGATTAAACGCAAGGCCAAGTTTCGCTCCAATCGAGGCCAAGCGCCCATGCAGCCCTTTGCGGGCGTGCAAGGCAAAACCGGCGACAGCGTCTACATGCCTTTGCAGGGCTTCACTGCCGTGGACCTGGGTTACCAGCAGGGCAACGCCGTATCGAACTTTGTCACCAAAATAGATGAGCCAAGTGTTACCGCGACTTTTCTCAATCTGTTTGATCAGATCTGGAGCGACACAAGCAAACTGGAAGATGTGACCTCACGACTGTGCGACCACATTGCCTCGGTTTATCAGGAGAATGCCCCTGAGCGCATCTACTTCTTGATGCTCTACAACATCTTCCGTGAGTTTCTGGAAGACATTAATGAAGACGTGATGCCCAATGACCGTACCGGCTACCAAGACAGCCTGATCTGGCAGAAGCTGTTCAACTTCCAACGTGACGCCGCCACCGGTCTTATCAACAAACTCGAAACCTACAGCGGCTGCATTCTTGCCGACAGCGTTGGCCTGGGTAAAACCTTCACTGCGCTGGCGGTGATTAAGTATTACGAGTTGCGTAACAAGTCGGTGCTAGTGCTCTGCCCGAAGAAGCTGGCCGACAACTGGCTGAACTACAACCGCAATCTTAAAACCAACATCTTCGCCAAGGATCGTTTCAACTACGACGTGCTCTGCCACACAGACCTGACCCGCACCCGTGGCGAGTCGTTGGGCATTCCGCTGGATCGCGTCAACTGGGGTAACTACGATCTGGTGGTGATCGATGAGTCGCACAACTTCCGTAACAACGACATCTATAAAGACAAAGAGACCCGTTACCAGCAGCTGATGAATAAGGTCATTCGCCAAGGCGTGAAGACCAAGGTGCTGATGCTCTCGGCTACCCCAGTCAACAACCGTTTCAGCGATTTGCGCAACCAGTTAGCCTTAGCCTACGAGGGCGACAGCGACAACCTCAGCAAGAAGCTGCGCACTGAAAAGGACATCGACAGCATCTTCCGTCGCGCCCAGGCAGCCTTCAATGTTTGGACCGGTCTGCCACCGGAAAAGCGCACTGCGGCGGCGATTCTCAGCACCCTTGATTTCGACTTCTTCGAGCTACTCGACAGCGTCACCATTGCCCGCTCACGCCGACATATCGAGACTTTCTACAACACTGCCGATATTGGCAGTTTCCCTGAGCGCCGCAAGCCGCTGTCGTTTCATTGCCCGTTGACTTCGCGTAATGACGTCATCGGCTTCAACGAGATCTTCAACCAGCTGTCTCTGCTTAAGCTCGCCGTGTACGCGCCAGTTAGTTATATCCTACCCAGCCGGCTGAAAAAATACGAAGAGAAGTACGACACCGAAGTGGATGGTGGAAAGGGCAAGCTGAAGCAGGTCGACCGCGAGAGAAGCCTGCAAGCGCTGATGACCACTAACCTGCTCAAACGCCTTGAAAGCTCGGTAGAGTCTTTTCGCCTGACCCTGAAAAATCTGCAAAACACGCATCGGAACGCGCTGGATAAAATCGCCACTTTCAAGAAAACCGGCCTTGTCAGCGATTTCGCCGACGTCACAGCGGCCTTTGAAGATGCCGATTTTGACGACGACAACTTGCCGTTGCCTGGCGACATCACAATTGGTAAGAAGATTCAGATCAGCCTGGAAGACATGGATGTGCCGTCCTGGGAGCAAGACCTGCAGGGAGACCTGATCTTCATTGAAGAGCTGCTGGCTGAAATGGCCAAGGTTACACCGGCCGACGACGCCAAGCTGCAGCACCTGAAAACCCAGATCACCAGCAAATTGGCCTCGCCGATCAATCCTGGCAATCGGAAGGTGCTGATTTTCACCGCCTTCGCCGATACCGCCAATTACCTCTACGACAACCTGGCTGAGTACCTGCTGAGCACTCAACAGGTGCATTCCGGCAAAGTCACCGGCAGTGATGCGCCCAAGTCCACCCTTGGAACTATGCCAGGCAGCCGCCAGACTTATGACTTCCAAGGTTTGCTGACACTGTTCTCGCCGCGTTCGAAAGAAAAAGCGCTGATTTACCCGGACGAGCTGCGTGAAATCGACATTCTCATCGGCACTGACTGCATCTCCGAAGGTCAGAACCTGCAGGACTGCGACTACCTGATCAACTACGACATTCACTGGAACCCGGTGCGTATCATCCAGCGCTTCGGCCGTGTGGATCGTATTGGCTCGCAGAATGCCAGTATCCAATTGGTCAACTACTGGCCAGACATTAGCCTCGACGAGTACATCAACCTCAAAGAGCGAGTTGAAAACCGCATGATGATCGCTGACGTTACGGCCACCGGCGACGACAACGTGCTCAACGCCCAGGCCAACGACGTGGCCTACCGTAAAGAGCAACTGCGACGTTTGCAGGATGAAGTGATCGAGATGGAAGATATCAAGACCGGCGTTTCTATCACCGACCTTGGTCTCAACGATTTCCGCATGGATTTGCTCAATTACATCAAGGCCAATGGTGAGCTGAGCAGCGTCCCTAGCGGTATGCATGCGGTGGTCCCGGCGCAGCCTGCAGCGGGCTTACTACCCGGCGCCATATTCACCCTGCGTAACCGCGCCTTGGACGGCAAGTCGCATGGCGTTAGCCTCGACCGGCAAAACCGTCTATATCCGTATTACTTGGTCTACATCGGTAACGATGGCCGCATTATTCACGACTACACCGAGGCCAAGCGTTTGCTGGATCTGGCACGTAGTGCCTGCAAGGGCCACGATCAGCCGATTCGTGACGCCTACCAACTGTTCAATCAGGCAACTGAAGACGGTCGTAATATGCACGCCTACTCCAACCTGCTCGACCAAGCGATTCGCTCGATGATCGACGTGAAGGAAGAGAAGGATATCGACAGTCTGTTCAGCGGCGGTAAGACCACCGCGCTGGTCGACACCATCGCTGGGCTGGATGATTTCGAGCTGATTACCTTCATCGTTATTCAGGGCACGGTATGA
- a CDS encoding type III restriction-modification system endonuclease yields the protein MKLKFKVQPYQTHAVDAFADCFAGQPKSSGVSYRVDPGAKPFAPAAPQQIDLLGAKTIEPTEAGFKNAELALNVAQLLGNIQGVQRRQNLPLSASLASDKHTGCTINLDVEMETGTGKTYCYIKSMFELNKRFGWSKFIVVVPSIAIREGVYKSLQITAEHFLESYGKKARFFIYNSKQLHNLESFSSDAGINVMVINVQAFAARGADQRRIYEELDDFQSRRPIDVIKANRPILLLDEPQKMEGAKTLASFSEFNPLMIVRYSATHKTEYNKIHRLDALDAYNQKLVKKISVRGITVKGLTGTNAYLFLQDIEVSTKSPVARVEIEIKQSSGIKRVMRKLGRNDNLYDLSGGLDQYKDYVVADIDARIDTLSFTNGVELVAGEVVGNVDEAAMRRIQIREAVKAHFQKEMMLFSKGIKVLSLFFIDEVAKYRQYDATGELPGEYAQIFEEEYNAYLTDVMTLEDTPYNRYLKGIQARQTHNGYFSIDKKSKRLVDPSVGKKATETDDVDAYDLILKDKERLLSLDEPVRFIFSHSALREGWDNPNVFVICTLKHSDNSISRRQEVGRGMRLAVNQLGDRMDDPATVHQINELTVVASESYKDFVGALQRDISESLSARPREANENYFKGKVLQTLTGDVEVSAQLAKQIYKYLLKNDYTDDNDQITLTYHEAKKQEQLAELPAELQPYAAQVFQLIDSVFSAAQMPEIGDDRKAKINPLNSNFEKKEFQALWNKINRKAAYTVHFETDELVGKCVAALDTELRVKPMQYIIERGSQLENASFDDMKSGTAFKIAESSTEKYNHSVHSAVKYDLIGNLAEDTQLTRSTIASILKDINVAVFSQYKTNPEDFIAKAAMLINEQKATAIVEHIAYDPVGETHSSDIFTAEKPKDDFSKAFEAKHHVYDYVFTDSSIERKFVEELDASTEVVVYAKLPKSFFIPTPVGNYNPDWAIAFQEGNVKHIYFIAETKGSMSTLDLRAIEASKIACARKFFAKITSEQVRYDVVDGYGKLMELVK from the coding sequence ATGAAACTGAAGTTTAAAGTCCAGCCCTACCAGACCCATGCGGTAGACGCCTTTGCCGACTGCTTTGCCGGCCAGCCAAAATCCTCGGGCGTGAGTTATCGCGTCGACCCTGGAGCTAAGCCTTTCGCACCGGCGGCACCGCAACAGATCGACCTGCTCGGTGCGAAGACGATTGAGCCTACTGAGGCTGGCTTCAAGAATGCAGAGCTAGCGTTGAACGTGGCGCAGTTGCTGGGAAACATTCAAGGCGTACAACGCCGGCAGAACCTACCGTTATCGGCGTCGCTGGCTAGCGACAAACATACGGGTTGCACCATCAACCTCGATGTTGAGATGGAGACGGGCACTGGTAAGACCTATTGCTACATCAAGAGCATGTTCGAGCTGAACAAACGCTTTGGCTGGAGCAAGTTTATCGTCGTGGTGCCGAGTATTGCCATCCGCGAGGGTGTGTACAAGTCGCTGCAAATCACTGCTGAGCACTTTCTGGAGAGCTACGGTAAGAAGGCGCGTTTCTTCATTTACAACTCCAAGCAATTGCACAACTTGGAGAGCTTTTCTTCGGATGCCGGCATCAACGTAATGGTCATCAACGTGCAGGCGTTCGCCGCCCGTGGTGCCGATCAGCGCCGTATCTATGAGGAGCTGGATGACTTTCAGTCGCGCCGTCCTATCGATGTGATCAAGGCTAACCGACCAATTCTCCTTCTCGATGAGCCGCAGAAGATGGAAGGGGCCAAAACGCTGGCGTCCTTTAGCGAGTTCAATCCGCTGATGATTGTGCGCTACTCGGCTACGCACAAAACCGAGTACAACAAAATCCACCGCCTTGACGCGCTGGATGCTTACAACCAGAAACTGGTTAAAAAGATCAGCGTGCGCGGTATTACGGTCAAAGGCCTGACCGGGACCAATGCTTATTTGTTCCTGCAGGACATCGAAGTCTCGACCAAATCGCCTGTGGCGCGGGTGGAGATCGAGATCAAGCAGAGCAGTGGTATCAAGCGCGTGATGCGCAAACTCGGCCGCAACGACAATCTGTACGACCTGTCCGGTGGGCTGGATCAGTACAAAGATTACGTGGTTGCCGATATCGACGCCCGTATCGACACGCTGAGCTTTACCAACGGTGTGGAGCTAGTTGCCGGGGAGGTCGTGGGCAACGTGGATGAGGCCGCCATGCGCCGCATCCAAATCCGCGAGGCGGTGAAGGCACATTTTCAGAAAGAGATGATGCTGTTCAGCAAGGGCATCAAGGTGCTGTCGCTGTTCTTCATCGATGAGGTAGCTAAATACCGCCAGTACGACGCAACCGGCGAATTGCCCGGCGAGTACGCTCAGATCTTTGAGGAGGAGTACAACGCCTACCTCACCGACGTGATGACGCTGGAAGACACACCCTACAACCGCTACCTCAAGGGTATTCAGGCTCGCCAGACCCATAATGGCTACTTCTCTATCGACAAGAAAAGCAAGCGACTAGTCGATCCCTCAGTGGGGAAAAAAGCTACTGAGACCGACGACGTGGATGCCTACGACCTGATCCTCAAGGACAAAGAACGCCTGCTGTCGCTCGACGAGCCGGTGCGATTTATCTTCTCCCACTCGGCTTTGCGCGAAGGCTGGGATAACCCCAACGTCTTCGTTATTTGCACCTTAAAGCACAGCGATAACAGCATTTCCCGGCGCCAAGAGGTGGGTCGTGGCATGCGCCTGGCCGTCAACCAGCTGGGTGACCGTATGGATGACCCGGCCACCGTGCACCAAATCAATGAGCTGACGGTGGTGGCCAGCGAAAGCTACAAGGACTTCGTTGGCGCACTGCAGAGGGATATCAGCGAATCGTTGTCGGCCCGGCCACGTGAGGCCAACGAGAATTATTTCAAAGGTAAAGTTTTACAAACTCTAACTGGCGACGTTGAGGTCTCTGCGCAACTGGCCAAGCAGATTTACAAATACCTGCTGAAAAACGACTACACCGACGACAACGATCAGATCACCTTGACCTACCACGAGGCCAAAAAACAAGAGCAGTTGGCAGAGCTACCGGCCGAACTGCAGCCCTATGCAGCCCAGGTGTTCCAGCTGATCGATAGCGTCTTCAGTGCGGCGCAAATGCCTGAGATTGGCGATGACCGCAAGGCCAAGATCAACCCCCTGAACTCGAACTTCGAGAAGAAGGAATTTCAGGCACTGTGGAACAAGATCAATCGCAAGGCTGCTTACACGGTTCACTTTGAAACCGATGAGCTGGTGGGCAAGTGCGTGGCGGCCCTGGATACTGAGCTGCGGGTTAAACCGATGCAGTACATCATCGAGCGCGGCAGCCAGCTGGAGAATGCCAGCTTCGACGATATGAAGAGCGGCACAGCCTTTAAGATCGCCGAAAGCTCGACCGAAAAGTACAACCACTCCGTTCATTCGGCGGTGAAATACGATCTGATCGGCAATCTGGCCGAGGACACCCAGCTAACACGCAGCACCATTGCCAGCATTCTCAAAGACATCAACGTGGCGGTGTTCAGCCAGTACAAAACCAACCCGGAAGACTTCATCGCCAAGGCCGCTATGCTGATCAACGAGCAGAAGGCCACGGCCATCGTCGAGCACATTGCCTACGATCCGGTGGGTGAAACCCATAGTTCGGACATCTTTACTGCCGAGAAGCCCAAGGATGATTTCAGCAAGGCTTTCGAAGCCAAGCACCACGTCTACGACTATGTGTTCACCGACTCCAGCATCGAGCGTAAATTCGTCGAAGAGCTGGACGCAAGCACAGAGGTGGTGGTCTACGCCAAACTGCCGAAGAGCTTCTTCATCCCGACCCCGGTCGGCAATTACAACCCCGACTGGGCCATCGCCTTTCAGGAAGGCAACGTGAAGCACATCTACTTCATCGCCGAGACCAAGGGCTCCATGTCCACGCTGGACCTACGTGCTATCGAAGCTTCAAAAATCGCCTGTGCACGCAAGTTTTTCGCCAAGATCACCTCAGAGCAGGTGAGGTACGACGTGGTGGATGGGTATGGGAAGTTGATGGAGTTGGTGAAATAA
- a CDS encoding site-specific DNA-methyltransferase: MDTLKMHSKNLTEANIDKLAELFPNCITEALDAQGDLKKAVDFDLLRQELSSSIVEGPQERYQLNWPGKREALLAANAPIAKTLRPCREESVDFDTTQNLFVEGDNLDALKLLQEVYLNKVKMIYIDPPYNTGNDFIYDDDFSEDAESYLRKSNQKDERRSPLVANSESNGRFHSAWVSMIYSRLKLARNLLRHDGVIFISLDDGEIANLRKVCDEIFGEANFVAHIVWQKKFSRSNDAAYFSTMHDNILCYAKNSISNDLSGWRLNLLPRTDADNDGYTNPDSDPRGPWTSVVLSAKSGSDKLNYVIKTPSGRECSPPDGRYWSVNKEKFNDLVLDNRIWFGKGGEGVPRLKTFLSEVQAGLRPNTIWFHEEVSHNQEARQSLKKLFDGKAFFDSPKPISILKRMISISSANKDEVYLDFFSGSSTTAHAVMELNAEDQGTRRHISVQIPEACDAGSEAFKAGYGTIAQISKERIRRAGKKIKVECSGMEGIEQLDIGFRVLKIDTSNMKEVYYTPDAVSQDLLSDQIDNVREDRTSEDLLFQVLLDWGVDLALPINQQVIAGKTVFFVDGNALAACFDIGIDEEFVKQLAGHKPLRVVFRDAGFASDSVKINVEQVFKLLSPATEIKTL; encoded by the coding sequence ATGGACACGCTGAAGATGCACTCTAAAAACCTGACCGAAGCCAATATCGACAAGCTGGCTGAGCTGTTCCCCAATTGCATCACCGAAGCGTTGGATGCCCAGGGCGATTTGAAGAAGGCCGTCGACTTCGACCTGCTGCGTCAGGAGCTGTCTTCTTCCATTGTTGAGGGACCGCAGGAGCGCTATCAGCTGAATTGGCCGGGGAAGCGTGAGGCGCTGCTGGCAGCGAATGCACCGATTGCCAAGACATTGCGCCCGTGTAGAGAAGAGAGCGTTGACTTTGATACCACGCAAAATCTCTTTGTCGAGGGGGATAATCTCGATGCGCTAAAATTACTCCAAGAGGTTTATCTCAATAAAGTCAAGATGATTTATATAGATCCTCCTTACAATACTGGAAATGACTTCATTTATGACGATGATTTTTCTGAGGACGCGGAATCATATCTCAGGAAGTCAAATCAGAAAGACGAAAGACGGAGTCCGTTAGTTGCGAACTCTGAGTCCAATGGACGATTTCACTCTGCCTGGGTGAGTATGATTTACTCTCGGCTAAAGCTAGCGAGAAATTTATTGCGACATGATGGGGTTATATTTATATCTTTAGATGATGGTGAAATTGCTAACCTTAGAAAGGTTTGCGATGAGATTTTTGGTGAGGCTAATTTCGTAGCGCATATTGTGTGGCAGAAGAAATTTTCTCGCTCTAATGATGCGGCTTACTTTTCTACGATGCATGATAATATTCTCTGTTATGCGAAGAACTCAATTTCAAATGACTTATCTGGTTGGAGGTTAAACCTGCTGCCAAGAACAGATGCCGATAATGACGGTTATACGAATCCAGATAGTGATCCGCGTGGCCCATGGACTTCCGTTGTGTTGTCGGCCAAGTCGGGAAGTGACAAACTCAATTATGTAATTAAAACGCCGAGCGGTCGTGAGTGTAGTCCGCCAGATGGTAGGTATTGGAGTGTTAATAAAGAAAAATTCAATGATTTAGTACTGGATAATCGGATATGGTTTGGTAAAGGGGGGGAGGGGGTGCCTCGGCTTAAGACTTTTTTGTCCGAGGTTCAAGCGGGTTTGCGCCCAAATACAATTTGGTTTCATGAAGAGGTTAGTCATAACCAAGAAGCAAGGCAGAGTTTGAAAAAGCTGTTTGATGGTAAAGCGTTTTTTGATAGCCCAAAACCAATATCTATTTTGAAGCGAATGATATCTATTTCATCGGCCAATAAAGATGAAGTTTACCTTGATTTCTTTTCTGGATCCTCTACGACAGCGCACGCGGTAATGGAGTTAAATGCGGAGGATCAAGGCACTAGACGGCATATTTCAGTTCAAATTCCTGAGGCGTGCGATGCGGGTAGCGAGGCCTTTAAAGCCGGTTATGGAACTATTGCTCAAATAAGTAAGGAAAGAATTCGGCGAGCAGGCAAAAAGATCAAGGTTGAGTGCTCTGGCATGGAAGGTATTGAGCAGCTCGACATTGGCTTTCGGGTGCTGAAAATCGACACCTCCAATATGAAAGAGGTGTACTACACGCCGGATGCAGTGAGCCAGGATCTGCTCTCCGATCAAATCGACAATGTCCGCGAAGACCGCACCTCCGAAGATTTGCTGTTTCAGGTGCTGCTAGACTGGGGCGTGGATCTGGCCCTGCCGATCAACCAGCAAGTTATCGCCGGCAAGACCGTGTTCTTCGTTGACGGTAATGCACTGGCCGCCTGCTTCGATATAGGTATCGACGAAGAGTTCGTCAAACAGCTCGCAGGACATAAGCCGCTACGTGTGGTGTTTCGCGACGCCGGCTTCGCCAGTGATAGCGTGAAAATCAACGTCGAGCAGGTGTTCAAGCTGCTTTCGCCAGCTACCGAAATTAAGACGCTTTAA
- a CDS encoding DUF4391 domain-containing protein: MSQASVTPALFSFPPQAKVGRVVAKSKIYERGFVSSTLRDKFVAQVEQITWQYKLAPETINLPARGGVVEIQIFDIALKTAEFDEEVLRAIDRAIPLPIIFQLHHKQRTRMVATFKRPSEADASKRVIDGYFAGAWLAADAERQPLPVALDLYGLYEQLLRSVLPHPARPRESLPEQLQRLTQLRRLHGEQRKLEARLHKEIQFNRKVELNAQLRELNAQIDQLSA; this comes from the coding sequence ATGAGCCAGGCTTCAGTTACGCCTGCACTGTTTAGTTTTCCGCCGCAGGCCAAGGTTGGCCGCGTGGTGGCGAAGAGCAAAATCTACGAGCGTGGTTTTGTCAGCTCGACACTGCGCGATAAATTCGTTGCCCAGGTCGAGCAAATCACCTGGCAGTACAAGCTGGCCCCGGAAACCATCAATCTGCCGGCGCGGGGCGGTGTGGTAGAAATTCAGATCTTCGACATCGCACTGAAAACCGCCGAATTCGATGAAGAAGTACTGCGCGCCATCGACCGCGCTATCCCACTGCCGATCATCTTTCAGTTGCACCATAAGCAGCGCACCCGCATGGTGGCGACCTTTAAACGTCCCAGCGAAGCCGATGCCAGCAAGCGGGTCATCGATGGCTACTTCGCCGGAGCTTGGTTGGCGGCTGATGCCGAGCGTCAGCCCTTGCCGGTGGCGCTAGATCTGTATGGCCTTTACGAACAACTGCTGCGCAGCGTGCTGCCGCATCCAGCGAGGCCCAGAGAAAGCCTGCCAGAACAGCTGCAGCGATTGACCCAGCTGCGCAGACTGCATGGCGAGCAGCGCAAGCTGGAGGCCCGCTTGCACAAAGAAATACAGTTCAACCGCAAAGTAGAGCTCAACGCTCAATTGCGGGAGCTGAATGCCCAAATTGATCAGTTGAGCGCGTAA
- a CDS encoding RNA-binding domain-containing protein, translated as MDAQAMQALLDSLIECWENEVVEFKRAGNDYSTDAIGKYFSALANEANLRNQERAWLVFGVDNHSRKAVGSDYRPKAENLHSLKMQISAATEPSITLRNIHELLLTEGRVLLFEIPAAPLGMPIAWKGHYYARAGESLTHLGLDKLDEIRRQVGAADWSAQVVAGATLAHLDVAALSRARESFAKKYANRFAADDVMNWSVATFLDRAKLTRDGQITRTTLLLLGKLESAHLLSPHPAQMTWKLEGSERAYEHFGLPFLLNSSGLYQKIRNIQIRILPEDQLLAIELAKYDQKIVLEALHNCIAHQDYSRNGRIIVTEFPDRLVLENDGSFFEGQPADYIAGTKTPRRYRNPFLAQAMAELNMIDTMGYGIYEMHLGQARRFFPMPDYDLSEPQAVRMTIHGRVVDPAYSRLLIQKTDLALVDILALDRVQKRLPLDAAMVKHLRKAGLIEGKRPNLYVSATVAKATASKADYIRTRGQDDAFYKQMILDLLTKFGSATRKDIDQLLSNKLSDALDDAQKETKIGGLLTSLRRAERIKNYGSRKAPVWVLAE; from the coding sequence ATGGATGCTCAAGCCATGCAGGCACTACTGGACTCCTTGATTGAGTGTTGGGAAAACGAGGTAGTGGAGTTCAAGCGCGCCGGGAACGATTACTCGACCGACGCCATAGGCAAGTACTTCTCTGCCCTGGCCAACGAAGCCAATTTGCGTAATCAAGAACGTGCCTGGCTGGTATTCGGTGTGGATAACCACAGTCGTAAGGCTGTGGGCAGCGATTACCGGCCTAAGGCGGAGAATCTGCACAGCCTGAAAATGCAGATTTCTGCTGCCACCGAGCCGAGCATCACCCTGCGTAATATTCACGAACTGCTACTTACCGAAGGGCGCGTATTGCTGTTCGAGATTCCGGCTGCTCCGTTGGGGATGCCGATTGCGTGGAAGGGGCATTACTACGCACGTGCTGGTGAAAGCCTGACCCATCTGGGTTTAGACAAGCTTGATGAGATTCGCCGCCAGGTAGGCGCGGCCGACTGGTCGGCGCAAGTAGTCGCTGGTGCTACCTTGGCGCATCTAGACGTTGCCGCGCTGTCTAGGGCGCGAGAGTCTTTCGCGAAAAAGTATGCCAACCGCTTTGCGGCGGATGACGTCATGAACTGGTCAGTTGCCACTTTTCTCGACCGCGCCAAACTGACCCGCGACGGCCAGATCACCCGTACAACGCTTCTATTGCTTGGCAAATTGGAGTCGGCGCACTTGTTGTCGCCGCATCCCGCCCAGATGACCTGGAAGCTGGAAGGCTCAGAGCGTGCTTATGAGCACTTCGGGTTACCGTTTCTGCTCAATAGCAGCGGCCTGTATCAGAAAATTCGTAACATCCAGATTCGCATCCTGCCGGAAGACCAGTTGCTGGCTATTGAACTGGCCAAGTACGATCAGAAAATTGTGCTGGAAGCGCTGCACAACTGCATTGCGCACCAGGACTACAGTCGTAATGGCCGAATCATTGTGACGGAGTTTCCTGATCGGCTGGTGCTGGAAAACGACGGATCGTTCTTTGAGGGACAGCCAGCGGACTACATTGCCGGAACCAAAACCCCAAGACGTTACCGTAACCCGTTCTTAGCTCAAGCCATGGCCGAACTGAACATGATCGACACCATGGGTTATGGCATTTATGAGATGCACCTTGGTCAGGCCCGGCGTTTCTTCCCCATGCCGGACTATGACTTATCCGAGCCACAGGCGGTGAGGATGACTATCCATGGCCGCGTTGTAGATCCCGCTTACAGTCGGCTGCTGATCCAGAAGACCGACCTTGCCCTTGTCGACATCCTGGCGTTAGACCGTGTGCAGAAAAGACTGCCGCTGGATGCCGCGATGGTGAAACACTTGCGCAAGGCTGGGCTTATCGAGGGCAAACGGCCCAATCTGTACGTTTCTGCTACGGTCGCCAAAGCAACAGCCAGTAAAGCCGACTACATCCGTACCCGTGGACAGGATGACGCTTTCTACAAGCAGATGATTCTCGATTTGTTGACCAAATTTGGTTCTGCTACCCGCAAGGATATCGACCAGTTGCTCAGCAACAAGCTCAGCGATGCTCTAGATGATGCGCAGAAGGAAACCAAGATCGGTGGTTTACTCACCAGCTTGCGACGTGCCGAGCGCATTAAAAATTACGGCTCGCGCAAGGCGCCAGTCTGGGTGCTTGCAGAATAA